A stretch of the Crassostrea angulata isolate pt1a10 unplaced genomic scaffold, ASM2561291v2 HiC_scaffold_107, whole genome shotgun sequence genome encodes the following:
- the LOC128169239 gene encoding battenin-like, whose translation MKYMIPLCLVYIAEYFINQGLYELLYFNHIWLSEKEQYRWYQVDYQLGVFISRSSVNVFKINKLWTLPVLQCVNVAILTAQVFLRFIPNIWIIFALVLFEGLLGEAAFVNTFYKISEDIEAEFKEFSLAAATIADSVGISIAGAISIPAHNHICSLNLKM comes from the exons ATGAAATACATGATACCTCTGTGTTTAGTGTACATCGCTGAATACTTTATTAATCAGGGACTA TATGAACTTCTGTATTTTAATCACATTTGGCTCTCTGAGAAAGAACAGTATAGATG GTATCAAGTGGATTACCAGTTAGGCGTGTTCATCTCCAGGTCATCTGTCAATGTGTTCAAAATCAACAAACTGTGGACTCTTCCAGTGTTACag TGTGTTAATGTTGCAATACTCACAGCCCAAGTCTTTCTGCGGTTCATCCCCAATATCTGGATCATCTTCGCCCTTGTCTTGTTTGAGGGACTTTTGGGGGAAGCCGCCTTTGTCAATACGTTCTACAAGATCTCAGAggat ATTGAGGCAGAATTCAAGGAATTTAGCCTGGCAGCTGCTACTATTGCTGACTCCGTGGGAATTTCTATCGCTGGTGCGATCTCCATTCCAGCTCACAACCATATATGTTCACTCAATCTGAAAATGTGA
- the LOC128169238 gene encoding probable RING finger protein 207 homolog encodes MDPRRCAQDVLRCHICKTHTSLHCEICQKHLCKACVGDHLSDESKDHKVVPIKRRESTPTCSKHSSKQCVIHCEECDIPICVQCISSGEHERHRKVDILKCFEKKKEVLQRDLEELENIIYPQYQDIISKIQTEKVDISIHFEKQRTEIKKHGDDWHREIDTTRDELTLITKKLTTDVNSMESNILAVLCGEEVNITGIMSEITQFITDLQTVLESNDISLTFAYKSRNSDFKEMYPLRKSAPPRGIFTPQKIEKEHIYQQFGSLLLSDEHGFAVIFASNDFSPNERRGTEKPRIIREIKTEHEEINRLYSVCCQSDQEVWTCSNDHIMRLFNLQGELVKSIETKSGNKPKDIAMTKKGYLAYTDYINQTLNIVKEKQIQKIKLRKWRPLGVCTTSSGDLLVIMDSDNNRESKVVRYCSTKGKEKQSVQFDTNGHPLYSPGGIKYINENRNEDICVSICWAGAVVVVSRVGKFRFSYNGPSTTATRSFNPYGITTDSQGRILTADCNNHSIHILDQDGQLLRYIDSCDICCPYGLCVDTNDNLFVAEWKSGTMKLIQNYMF; translated from the exons ATGGATCCTCGACGTTGTGCCCAGGACGTGTTACGGTGTCATATTTGTAAGACACATACCTCTTTGCACTGTGAAATTTGTCAAAAACATTTGTGTAAAGCCTGTGTTGGGGATCATCTTTCAGATGAATCAAAAGACCATAAAGTGGTGCCAATAAAAAGGCGAGAATCTACTCCTACATGTTCTAAACACTCATCAAAACAATGCGTGATTCACTGTGAGGAATgcgacattcctatttgtgtgCAATGTATTTCTTCTGGTGAACATGAACGGCATAGAAAAGTggacattttgaaatgtttcgAGAAGAAAAAAGAAGTATTGCAAAGAGATCTAGAAGAACTGGAGAACATAATTTATCCGCAATATCAAgacattatttcaaaaattcagaCGGAAAAAGTCGATATAAGTATACACTTTGAGAAACAGAGAACAGAAATTAAGAAGCATGGAGATGAttggcacagagaaatagatacaactagagacgagctc accttaattactaAAAAACTTACAACAGACGTCAATAGTATGGAATCCAACATTTTGGCCGTCTTATGTGGAGAGGAAGTTAACATCACTGGCATTATGTCTGAAATCACACAGTTTATAACAGATCTCCAAACAGTTTTAGAGTCCAATGATATAAGTTTAACCTTTGCATATAAATCCCGGAATagtgattttaaagaaatgtatcCGTTACGGAAATCGGCCCCACCAAGGGGTATATTTACGCCCCAAAAGATCGAAAAAGAACATATCtatcaacagtttggttctctctTATTATCAGATGAACATGGTTTTGCAGTAATTTTTGCTTCTAATGATTTTTCTCCGAATGAAAGACGAGGAACTGAAAAACCACGAATAATCAGAGAAATAAAAACTGAACATGAAGAAATAAATCGGCTGTACAGTGTGTGTTGTCAGAGTGATCAAGAAGTGTGGACGTGTAGCAATGACCATATCATGAGACTCTTCAATCTTCAAGGAGAATTAGTGAAGTCAATagaaaccaagtcagggaataAGCCAAAGGACATTGCAATGACAAAGAAAGGATATCTAGCATATACTGATTACATTAATCAAACTCTGAACATAGTGAAGGAAAAACAAATACAGaagataaaattaagaaaatggaGACCCCTTGGTGTCTGTactacctcctctggtgacctcctggtaaTCATGGACAGTGATAATAACAGAGAATCAAAAGTCGTGCGTTACTGTAGCACAAAAGGAAAGGAGAAACAAAGTGTTCAGTTTGATACTAACGGCCACCCTCTGTATTCACCTGGTGGCATAAAATACATTAATGAAAATAGGAACGAAGATATCTGTGTATCTATCTGTTGGGCCGGTGCTGTAGTGGTGGTCAGCCGAGTCGGAAAATTTCGCTTTTCATACAATGGGCCATCCACTACTGCCACCAGATCATTTAATCCTTACGGCATCAccacagacagccagggtcggattcTGACGGCTGACTGTAACAACCATAGTATCCATATCCTTGATCAGGACGGACAgctcctccgctacattgacagcTGCGATATATGTTGTCCATacggtttatgtgtggacaccaacGACAACCTGTTTGTGGCTGAGTGGAAATCGGGAACAAtgaaattgattcaaaattacATGTTCTAG
- the LOC128169221 gene encoding uncharacterized protein LOC128169221, whose translation MALSESQIPPDAQHYLVCGTEDCEKNCQFYCNDCHQPMCEQCRDEHQKNKKTKNHEVVPYKQRKRQIPVVKCKIHPTKEMVLLCKECQIPLCYKCTTTKEHRGHVFTDLEMVFDEKVSLCQEEIAKIRNYFEPTSQDLKTDIASDVTEMKKIMEGLRTSMKVEAEAVKKLVDTVTSDKIEQVNKMEQSLLQTLNGQNQNIDDYINYLNDLIQTFYGYLSPSNIEQLTFALNSENLIIRHIPETSKPVPPVFTAGQYSKEDVAKLLGRIIVPNIKPENRKIKPMETASTQLKPTGKQRKQDREKSDMKQTLCLSSSVTKVREYTVPGVPSVFQISLGKSGRLWASDRYGNLVQTDLQGNQLQKIRTSGGYGYHTVTQDGDLIYTDKNNKVINRITPDNTITEFIKTGDWVPISIHSSHINGDILVGMIKDEEAKVTRYNKTGTEIQNIQRDNKRQGLYGDPHYITENINGDICVSDYDKHAVVVVDKSGQHRFSYTRQGSEFNPFEICTDVLGHILVCDEISKSVHLLDQDGQFLSPLLTEQQGLEYPRSVCVDDENNLWVGQWLTNIVTVYKYLQ comes from the coding sequence ATGGCATTATCTGAATCACAAATTCCACCCGACGCCCAGCATTATTTGGTGTGTGGCACTGAAGACTGTGAGAAGAACTGTCAGTTTTACTGCAATGACTGTCACCAACCAATGTGTGAACAATGCAGAGATGAACATCAGAAGAATAAGAAAACCAAGAACCATGAAGTGGTTCCTTACAAACAACGCAAACGTCAAATTCCTGTAGTGAAATGCAAGATCCACCCCACAAAAGAAATGGTTCTTCTCTGCAAGGAATGCCAAATTCCACTTTGTTACAAATGTACAACCACAAAAGAACATCGCGGTCATGTGTTTACAGATCTAGAAATGGTCTTTGATGAAAAGGTTTCGCTATGTCAAGAAGAAATTGCcaaaattagaaattatttCGAACCAACTTCTCAAGATTTGAAAACGGATATTGCTAGTGATGTCACAGAAATGAAGAAGATCATGGAAGGTTTAAGAACATCCATGAAAGTTGAAGCTGAGGCTGTGAAAAAGCTGGTAGACACAGTCACATCAGATAAAATAGAACAAGTCAACAAAATGGAACAGTCATTATTACAAACATTAAACggtcaaaatcaaaatattgatgaTTATATCAACTATCTCAATGATTTAATCCAAACATTTTATGGTTACCTATCCCCTTCAAACATAGAACAATTAACATTTGCTCTCAATTCAGAAAATCTGATCATAAGGCACATACCAGAGACATCCAAACCAGTCCCACCCGTATTTACTGCTGGTCAATATAGCAAGGAAGATGTCGCCAAACTACTGGGTAGAATAATTGTTCCTAATATTAAACCagagaacagaaaaataaagcCCATGGAGACTGCCTCTACACAGTTGAAACCTACAGGGAAACAGAGAAAACAAGACAGAGAGAAATCTGACATGAAACAAACACTGTGTCTGTCTTCCTCTGTCACCAAGGTCAGAGAGTACACAGTACCAGGTGTTCCCAGTGTATTTCAGATATCACTGGGTAAATCAGGCAGACTCTGGGCCAGTGATAGATATGGTAACCTTGTCCAAACAGATCTACAGGGGAATCAGCTACAGAAAATACGAACCAGTGGTGGATATGGctaccacacagtcacacaggacGGGGATCTGATCTATACAGACAAGAACAACAAAGTCATCAATAGGATAACACCGGATAATACAATTactgaattcattaaaacaggAGACTGGGTACCAATCAGTATACACTCCTCCCACATCAACGGGGACATACTGGTGGGGATGATAAAGGATGAAGAGGCTAAAGTCACCAGGTACAACAAGACAGGGacagaaatacagaacatacagaGAGACAACAAAAGACAGGGACTGTATGGTGATCCAcactacatcacagaaaacatcaatggtgaTATCTGTGTATCAGACTATGACAAACATGCTGTAGTGGTGGTGGATAAATCAGGACAACACAGGTTCTCCTACACACGTCAGGGGTCAGAGTTTAATCCCTTTGAAATATGTACTGATGTACTCggtcacatcctggtgtgtgatgaaATCAGTAAATCAGTTCAtctcctggatcaggacggtcaATTCTTGTCGCCACTACTTACAGAACAACAAGGGTTAGAGTATCCCCGTAGTGTGTGTGTGGATGATGAGAACAATCTCTGGGTGGGACAATGGTTAACCAACATAGTGACAGTGTACAAGTATCTACAGTGA